In Metopolophium dirhodum isolate CAU chromosome 9, ASM1992520v1, whole genome shotgun sequence, the genomic window tcatatttttacaatattattccgCCCGACGGTAATCGAAATCGGAAGCTTGCAAAACCGCGGGTTTAAAAAATCTGAAACCtgagaatttcaaaaaaattgttcgGAAAACCCAAACCGAATATCCGATTAAAACAGTATTGATTTCGACCGTTGTTTCACACCCATCGTTGTTTATTTTCACTCATTATTGATAGTTGGTGTGGgccgtacaataataattacataaagtttattattgaaaaataataatatagttcaataactaataaatatgatgttatttacaatattattattgacgaaataagcctatattatttttattcatttattgaataaaaacatataggtactttaacgtatattatacgtttttgttgtagttttatattatatagattcacGTTAACTGTAGAAACTTTATAAGGacataattttctaaaaaaaaaattttaatatccaTGTATATATACGACCTAAACTATTTGATTCAGTATTctcaaaaaagtaaatatttgaagtaaaaaactggttaaaatttaaaaatatagttaatgaaaaatataggatattatatttatctaattatttgTCTACAACGTGATCATCATCAAAAACAATCGATGAGACAACTGTTAAACtataatagcattttcaatAACCGTTTGTACAAAACccaaaccaaaataaatatttcaaaaactgaAACCTAATCCATCGTTATACTgcgaaattaatatatattaaaattaatatataatataaacttttatccTTCAACATTTTAAgggtttttttactttttttcttgttatattaaaaataatcgatATAACTTGATTATTAATTTGACAACACCGGagttttggttaggttaggaacaaactggttttgcgtaaaaattctcgtttttatATTgcgaattttcaatttttacctatCTAAACTACCAAGTAAAACCAATTTGTTATCAGAAAtcagaaaccaccctcaaagtCAAATATCGAAAAATCCTTTCTATTTTCTTTCACGTATAtacagagacaaaaaaaaaaccatacatcgttttaaagtcaatactcgctctgctcagaatcttaaatatctgcatgagaataaaatatgtttttatttatttatttatttgttttttttttttttaataattataattatggccCAATGAAATGTAAGACAATGCCATGCCaacattattattcaaaatacatttatccggaCATCAAGCCATAAACGTATTATTCTCGTATCGTATCTCGACGCGTATTTTTGTCGaacatttattgtatatttatttatattgtataacaattatttatcgcGCTTTCACATTTTTTGTCATCCGCACAGTTATAGTAATCGGTTcgtattatctaaaaacaaccatactataataattaattcattatattacgTGGATTAATCAATGATTGTATTAATTATGGTCCATATTGTTATTTCGCAGTTCGTCTACAGCAACATACCCATTATGATGGCTGCAGTTGAAACAGTTGATTTGAAGGTTCGTGTCCAGAGGGGCAATAATGTTTCTGCACTGATCAAAATGTTCGAATCCAACCGCGACGACTTGGCACCAAAACGCAGACAAAATACCGTAATCGTGAGCGACGGTGGACGGTACGCACCGCGGAGTGACGTCACCGGGACGTGGAGGCCGATCCAAACTTGTGGACATGGATCGGTGGTGGGGGGGAAGAAGAATGTCGGAAGTCCGAGGAAGAAAATTAAACCCTGTGCGGGATTTGTGAAGATGATGATCACCAAGTTTGGGGGGCTCAACGCTGCCTGAGGCGACTACTGACCGGTAAAAAACTAAGTACAACCTCCACGCCGGCGCTGTGCTCTCCGAACCTAGTGATCCGTCTTCTTCAATGATCCTGTACGGCGTGTACGGGGTTTCATTTTCCTCCTCGTATTTTCCACATTTTTCTTCCTCCGCGATCCATCCAGCAAGATTGGATCAACACACACTTCCCTGGAGTCTGTGAGTCTTGATCGTCATgacaaattgttattgttatatatttggtGGAGTGCACGTCCGCCATGCATGGACTGCAATGattgcaaataattattatgtgtattgtttctttataaataaatgtattgttccTAAATCTTGTGTCTCATTTTATTCAATGATTTTCGTCTTATAACGACTTATCGcaatcgaataatattatatgaggaTCAATCGCTTCCAATAACAGTATTatgcaaaatagtttttaattatttagaaaattaggtaagtactggaaattcatttattttgtgAGATTCAGTTATATACTTGTCTACAAGAAACCAACTCTGATTTCGAAACATTTATCGAAGTTTTTTGCGATTAAATAATACTCTTTGAATTACattaagaaaaactaaaatcgtttgtTGTGAATATCCAAGTTTGTAGACATTTCAACTTCAGACGtccaagaaaaatatttat contains:
- the LOC132952433 gene encoding uncharacterized protein LOC132952433 codes for the protein MNQKSGNRHTVYPVRRSSIAHFPEQCADVRLAFRTFEFVYSNIPIMMAAVETVDLKVRVQRGNNVSALIKMFESNRDDLAPKRRQNTVIVSDGGRYAPRSDVTGTWRPIQTCGHGSVVGGKKNVGSPRKKIKPCAGFVKMMITKFGGLNAA